From the genome of Nicotiana sylvestris chromosome 1, ASM39365v2, whole genome shotgun sequence:
AGATGGCCTCCTTCAACTGTTCAAAGCTTGCATTGGCTAAGATGCTCACTCCATCCAACCTATCATGAATCTCCCTAAAGGCTTTGACAGCATTCTCCCTAACTCTGAGAACAACAACTCTAATTTTGGACACATCAGACCCTGTTTCTTTGGAAATGACATGAATGTCACCAACAGTAGACTGAGTGGCTATGAGAAGACTTTTGATTTCAGAGAGTTGAGAGTCAATAGCACGAAGCTTGTCACCAAGATCAGGGCTGTCAAGACTGGGATGAGGGACAGAGGGTGAAGGTTTGGGCTCTACAGGGGCATGCTTCGCTTCACTATCGAGCTTCTTAACCCATGAGCCTTTTTACACTCACATATCCCATACTAGCAAAGGCTCTAGAATTTTAAGACTTAGAGACAGCGATGAAGGGATAGTTGGACAGGGAAATTTGATGAGCTTCCAGAATGTGAGTGATTGCCATGCCATAGGGTAGACTGGTGGGACCTTCAGCACTCTCGATCATGAAATTAATAACCCAGGAGGAAAGCTTGATTTTGAGTTTGGTCACGAGGAAATAGACGAAGAAGGTGTCTTTTGAGAGAAGGTTGAAAAGGAACCAGTACGAGGAAGCAAAGTAGTTTCTACAATGTGGGCCAGAACCCAAGTTTTGAAACTGACATCACTGGGACCTAACTGGTTTGGAAGGGAGTCAGTGGGACACTCAGCAATACACTGTTTGGCTTGGTCAAAGGAAATTTCAAAGTCATCAGGCCAGGTGTTTTTAAACAGCATAGGAAAACCAGAACAACGACACTGAAAGAGCGAATAAAATAGGGCACAGTCAAGAACAATGTGCTTACCTAACACTAAAGATTCCAACCTATCAGGTAATAGAACGAAGATTTGCATAAAATATTTTTACCAGAGGTTCATATACCTTAGGCGGAGGAATAGAGAAGAACTTAACCCAACCTTGATGAACGAAAAGGTCTTTGACCTTGCAATTGAGGGCTTCCATGTCGTCAAGGTCGACAACCCTTCCATGAGCAATGAGCTTGTCTTTCAGAGCAATGAAGAAATCCCTATTTGGGGAATCCCagaaattgaggtcagattcaaGAGAGGAAAAGAAATCAACCTTGGATTTCTTTGGGATGGATGAAATAGGGGGTTCTTCCATGGGTCGCTTACCTAAAGCTTTTTCTCCTAGGAGTTGAgaatgttcagagaaatctcccTGAGAAGAGGAGAAACCCTCAGAGTGATCGGACCCTAGGTCTACTTGTTCTGGGGGCATAGAAGTGGGTTTTGCTTTGGAACTGTTGTTTTTTCTAGTGGAGGCAAAGGGATTTTTGGGATGTTTGGCCATTGTAGAGAAGGGGTTTGATCGGATCTTTTGGAGAAGAGATAAAGATGAGAGTGATTGAAAATGGTTCTTCGCCTTAAGAAGAGGGTTTCTGACGGTTGAGTATAGAAAATGAAAAGTTGTCAGTTGAAAAGACGTGATAATTGGCTTTCCTACCTTGAATGACGAACTGAtgtgaaagaagagaaaaaagaggaaaaaacagAGGCGTAATTAATGCATTGGTAAAGGACAATATTTGCGGAAAAAAATTGACAGTACACATAGGTCCTAAGGGTTATTAGTAATGCAAGTAATACTAAGTAATTTTCTTAAATCACAAAATCTCTCTTCTAATAAAGGTTTAGTAAAAATATCAGCTAACTGATCAGCCGTTCCAACAAAAGATATTTCTATGtctcccttaagaacatgatctctaataaaaTAATGCTTGATATCTATATGCTTTGCTCTAGAATGTTACACATGATTTTTGGAAAGACAAATAGCACTAGAGTTGTCACAAAAAATTTGTATAGGCTTAAACGAAAGTTCATAGTCACCCAATTGATGAGACATCCACAGTAGTTGTGCACAACATTGTTCAATAGCCATGTATTCAGCTTCAGTAGTAGACAATGCGACTGATGCTTGTTCTAGGATATCAATGTCTTTCCCAGTAATTAACATGTACCACTTGTGCTTTTTCTATCAATCTTATCACCTGCAAGGTCAGCATCTGAAAAACCTTCTAATTTAAAAGAGTTAGAGCAAGGGTACCATAGTCCATGAGATATATTCCCAATGAGATATCGAATGATTCTTTTTATGGCAGTCAAATGTGATTCCTTGGGAGCTGACTGAAACCTGGCACATTTACATACGCTGAACATAATATCCGTTCGACTTGCTGTTAGATACAACAACGatccaatcattccacgatattTAGTTTCATCAACAAGAATACCCTATTTGTCTTTGTCTAGATTTGTGGAAGGGCTCATTGGTGAGCCAATAGATTTTGCATTGCTCATACCAAATTTTTGAATCAGCTCTTTTGTGTATTTGGTCTGACTTATAAAGGTTACTTCTTCAGATTGTTGAATTTGTAATCCAAGGAAGAACGTTAGCTCACTCATCATACTCATTTCGAATTCgctttgcataagatttgaaaattccttgcacatgagagggttagcactaccaaatataatatcatcgACATAAATTTGAATAATGAGGTTACCTTCCGATGATCTTTTAATGAACAAGGTAGTATCTATTTTACCTCTTGTGAATCCATGATCAACAAGAAAGGAACTCAGTCTATCATACCAAGCACGTGGAGCTTGTTTTAGCCTGTACATCGCCTTAGTGATCTTGTATACATGGTGTGGGAATTTTGAATCTATAAATCCTGGATGTTGTTTCACATATACTTCTTCTTCGATAAATCCATTCAAAAAGgcacttttaacatccatttgaaaaAGCCTGAATCCTTTAAATGATGTGTATGCCTGAAGAATTCGTATTGATTCCAAACGAGCTACTGGGGCGAAAGTTtcatcatagtcgactccttcaTGTTGTGAGTAGCCCTGAGCAACTAGTCTGGCTTTATTTCTTACGACCTTTCCATCCTCGTTCAATTTATTTCTAAAAACCCACTTTGTTCTGATTACAGACACATTATCAACTTTGGGTATCAGATTCCACACTTGATTCTTACTAGACTGATCAAACTCTTCCTGCATAACTTGCACCCAACTTGAATCTTTTAGTGCTTCCTCTATCTTTTTTGGGTCAATCTGAGAGATCAGTGCAATATTTGCTTTCTTTTTTTAGAGCTCCCCTGGTTTTTATTCCTTCATTTGGATCCCTTATAATGAATTTCTGAGGATATTCAGGCTCGCTTCTTCATTCATTTGGACGAACTACATTCATAGTTGACTCGATTGGTTGATCTGGTACATTGCTGCTGTCTTCACCAGTTGACTCTGTTGCAGCAGATGTATCAGTCGACTCTTGAGATTTTCTTGTCTCCTGAGTTTCTTGAGCTTGATTTTCATCACCTGCAGTAATTCCTTTCTCGACCAAGGGATTATTTTCATCGAATATAACATGTACAGATTCTTCCACCCATAATGTGCGTTTATTATAGACACTAAAAGATCTACTATTTAATGAGTAGCCAGAAAAATACCTTCATCACTTATTggatcaaactttccaagattaTTTTTACCGTTATTATGGATAAAACATTTACTTTCGAAAGGATGGAAGTAACTAATATTAGGACGTTTACCTTTCCATAATTTATATGGAGTCTTCTTCAGAATAGGCCTTATGAGGCAACAGTTGAGAATCTGACATGATGTACTTACACCTTCTGCCTAGAAGTGATTTGTCAGAGAATGTTCTAGTAATATGGTTCTTGCCATATCTTGGAGGGTTCTGTTCTTTATTTCTACAACACCATTTTGTTATAGTGAGCATGGTGCAGAGAAATTATGGGTGTATCTCTGATCATTACAAAAATCTTCAAATGCTctgctttcaaattctcctccatAGTCACTCTGAAATATTGAAATCAGATATCccttttctctttcaacctttttgcagaaaacttcaaaattacttaatgcttcatccttatgagataagaaaattacCCAAGTGAAAcatgaataatcatcaacaataaTAAAGGCATTCATTTTTCCTCCTATACTAGCAGTTCTAGTAGGCCCAAATAAATCCATATGAAGTAATTGTAAAGGTTTTGAAGTAGATACTATATCTTTATATTTGAAAGAGTTTCTGGTCTGCTTACCCATTTGACATGCATCACAAATATGAGTTCTAGAAAAATTTAGTTTGGGTAGACCAACAACTAACTCATGTTTGGACAATAATTCTATCAAATGCATGCTAGTATTACCAAGTTTCCTATGCCACAACCATGGATCATCAGACATAGAGGATAAGAAAATATCACCATCTATCTTTTCAAAATTGTCAAGGATATAAACATTTCCATACCTTTTTCCAGTAAGAACTATTTTACCTGATTCATCTTCAATATATAGCACATcctgttttcttaaaatttacctcatatcCTGAGTCGCAGAGTTGACTTATGCTCAAATTATTGTAGTTGAGGCCATCGACAAGATAAACTTCAGTGATTTCACAATTGTTATTGAAGGGAATTGTTTCAGTACCAATTATTTTGCCTTTTGAATCATCCCCAAACTTAACACTTCCTCTATCAATTTTGGTAACTTCTTTGAACAGGTTTTTGTCACCTGTCATATGACTGGAACACGAACTGTCTAGATACCATTTTCCTTTGAGGTCAGTTTCAAGAGAGGTAGAGAAATCAACCTTGGATTTCTTTGGGGTGGATGAAACAAGGGGTTCTTCTATGGGTCGCTTACCTAAAGCTTTTTCTCTTAGGAGTTGAgaatgttcagagaaatctcccTGAGAAGAGGCGAAACCCTTAGAGTGATCGGACCCTAGGTCTACTTGTTGTGGGGGCATAGAAGGGGGTTTTGCTTTGGAACGGGTGCTTTTTCTGGTGGAGGCAGAGGGATTTCTGGGATATTTGTCCATTTTAGAGAAGGGGTTTGATCGGAGATTTTGGAGAAGAGATAAAGATGAGAGTGATTGAAAAGGGTTCTCTGCCTTAAGAAAGGGATTTATGATGGTTacataaagaaaaggaaaagttgtCAATTGAAGAGACATGATGATTCGCTTTCCTACTTTGAACGATGAACTGATgtgaaagaagagaaaagagagggaaaaacaGAGGCATAATTAATGCATTGGTAAAGGACAATATTTTCGAAAAAAGAATTGACAGTACACATAGGTCCTAAGGGTTATTAGTAATGCATGTAATACCAAGTAATTTTTTTAAATCACAAAATCTCTATTCTAATAAAGGTTTAGTAAAAATATCAGCTAACTGATCAGCGGTTCCACCAAAAGATATTTCTATGtctcccttaagaacatgatctctaataaaatgatGCTTGATATCTATATGCTTTGTTCTATAATGATGCACAGGATTTTTGGAAAGACAAATAACACTAGAGTTGTCACAAAAAATTTGTATAGGCTTAAACGAAAGTTCATAGTCACCCAATTGATGAGACATCCACAGTAGTTGTGCGCAACATTGTCCAATAGAAATGTATTCAGCTTCAGTAGTAGACAATGCGACTGATGCTTGTTCCAGGATATCAATGCCTTTCCTAACAATTGACATGTACCACTTGTGCTTTTTCTATCGTCCTTATCACCTGCAAGGTCAGCATCTGAAAAACCTTCTAATTTAAAAGAGTTAGAGAGAGGGTACCATAGTCCATGAGATATAGTCCCAATGAGATATCGAATGATTCTTTTTACAGCAGTCAAAGGTAATTCCTTGGGAGCTGACTGAAACCTGGCACATTTACATACGCTGAACATAATATCTGGTCGACTTGCTGTCAGATACAACAATGatccaatcattccacgatattTAGTTTCATCAACAGAAATTCCCTGTTTGTCTTTGTCTAGATTTGTGGAAGGGCTCATTGGTGTGCCAATGGACTTTGCATTTCTCATACCAAATTTTTGAATCAGCTCTTTTGTTTATTTGGTCTGACATATAAAGGTTCCTTCTTTAGATTTTTGAATTTGTAATCCAAGGAAGAACGttagctcacccatcatacttcTTTTGAATTCGTTTcgcataagatttgaaaattccttgcacatgagagggttagcactaccaaatataatatcatcgACATAAATTTGAATAATGAGGTTACGTCCCGATGATCTTTTAATGAACAAGGTAGTATCTATTTTACCTCTTGTGAAGCCATAATCAACAAGAAAGGAACTCAGTCTATCATACCAAGCACGTGGAGCGTGTTTTAGCCCGTACAACGCCTTAGTGAGCTTGTATACATGGTATGGGAATTTTGAATCTTCAAAtcctggaggttgtttcacataTACTTCTTCTTCGATAAATCCATTCAAAAAGACACTTTATCATCCATTTGAAAAAACCTGAATCCTTTAAATGATGAGTATGCCATAAGAATTCGTATTGATTCAAAACGAGCTGCTAGGGCGAAAGTTtcatcatagtcgactccttcaTGTTGTGAGTATCCCTGAGCAACTAGTCTGGATTTATTTATTGCGACCTTTCCATCCTCGTTCTATTTATTTCTAAAAACCCACTTTGTTCCGATTACAGACACATTACCAGGTTTAGGTATCAGTTTCCACACTTGATTCTTACTGGAATGATCTAACTCTTCCTGCATAGCTTGCACCTAGCTTGAATCATTTAGTGCTTCCTCTATTTTTTTTGTCTCAATTTGAGAGATCAATGCAATATTTGCTTTCTTTTTTTAGAGCTCCCATAGTTTTTATTCCTTCATTTGGATCCCTTATAATGAATTTCTGAGGATATTCAGGCTCACTTCTCCATTCATTTGGACGAACTACATTCGTAGTTGACTCGATTGGTTGATCTGGTACATTGCTGTTGTCTTCACCAGTTGACTCTGTTGCAGCAGATGTATCAGTCGACTCTTAAGATTTgcttttctcatgagtttcttgaGCTTGATCTTCATCACCTGCAGTAATTCCTTTCTCGACCAAAGGATTATTTTCATCGAATATAACATGTACAGATTCTTCCACACATAATGTGCATTTATTATAGACTCGAAAAGATCTACTATTTAATGAGTATCCCAAAAAAGTACCTTCATCACTTATTGGATCAAACTTTTCAAGATTATCCTTACCGTTATTGTGGATAAAATATTTACTTCTAAAAGGATGGAAGTAACTAATATTGGGACGTTTACCTTTCCATAATTCATATGGAGTCTTCTTCAGAATTGGCCTTATGAGGCAACGGTTGAGAATGTTACATGTTGTACTTACACCTTCTGCCCAGAAGGGGTTTGGTAGAGAATGTTCTAGTAACATGGTTCTTGCCATATCTTGGagagttctgttctttctttctacaaccccattttgttgtggtgagCATGGTGCAGAGAAATTATGGGTGTATCCCTGATCATTACAAAAATCATCAAATCCTctgctttcaaattctcctccatggTCACTCTGAATTGTTGAAATCAGATGTCccttttctctttcaacctttttgcagaaaacttcaaaatttcttaaTGCTTCATCCTTATGAAATAAGAAAATTACCCAAGTGAAAcatgaataatcatcaacaataaTAAAAGCATACATTTTTCCTCCTATACTAGCAGTTCTAGTAGGCCCAAATAAATCCATATGAAGTAATTGCAAAGGTTTTGAAGTAGATACTATATCTTTGTTTTTGAAAGAGTTTCTGGTTTGCTTACCCATTTGACATGCATCACAAATATGAGTTCtagaaaaattcagtttgggTAGACCAACGTCTAACTCATGTTTGGACAATTTTTCTATCTAATGCATGCTAGCATGACCAAGTTTCCTATGCCACAACCATGGATCATCAGACATAGAGGATAAGCAAATATGACCATCTATCTTTTCAAAACTGTCAATGATATAAACATTTTCATACCATTTTCCAGGAAGAACTATTTTACCTGATTCATCTTCAATATATACCAcatcatgttttcttaaaatttacctcatatcCTGAGTCGCAGAGTTGACTTATGCTCAAAAGATTGTAGTTGAGGCCATCGACAAGATAAACTTCAGTGATGTCACAATTGTTATTGAAGGGAATTGTTCCAGTACCAATTATTTTGCCTTTTGAATCATCCCCAAACTTAACACTTCCTCCATCAATTTTGGTAACTTCTTTGAACAGGTTTTTGTCACCTGTCATATGAATGAAACACGCACTGTCTAGGTACCATTTTCCTTTGCGGCTTATTCTGCGGTGTTCATACAAAACAAGATTATtactttcttttaggtacccaagcttgcCTAGGTCCTAGAGGGTTAGTGTTACCAGGTTCAGAATTTTTTGGTTTCCAAACCCATCCTGAAACGTTTATTTTACGAAAACGACAAAATAAATATTTGTGCCCATTTTTGTTACAATAATGACACATAACTTCTAACCTACTTTTAGGTCTTTCATTGGTGTTAGTACTAGTCGACTTGGTTCTGGCTGGTTCTTTTCCAGTTGACTTGTAAGTCGTCTGGTTTGACCTAACATAACTGTGACTGGTGGACTTGCGCATGCCATTGAGTTGCATTTgcaattcctcaaactcttcttgaATTACTTCCTTTTCGATTTCCCATACTTCATGTTTGAGTTTCCGGTCTTTAACTTCCTTAGTGAGTCTCTTAAGctcattcatcattttttgagaCTCTTTTAAAGTTAAATCAATAATATCCTGCAATTCATTGTATCTTTCACAGTTATAAGATCTCACCTTACTGGTTTAACCTCGTGCCATGAAACAATTTTCATTTTCATCATCTGAAATGTCTTCGTCTGTCCAGCATCCTGAGGATTTGTTCATTTCGTTTTCCAGAATTGTCATGAAGCAGAGATTTTCTATCTCTTCGTGGTCTGAATTATCCCCATCGCTCCAGCTTCCTAAGGATTTGTTCTTGTTGAAGCCTCTAGAGTTCTTCCTCTTCAGTTCTGGGCACTTAGCTTGAATATGCCCAAATCTTCCACATTCATAGCACTTTCCATCATTCTTATCATGTTCGTTGTATTGCCTGGACCGTCTTGGTGgaattcttcctttctttgtgttTCTGTATCTTCTCATCAATCCATCCATATTTATTGATAGCATAGCAATCTCTTCTTGCAAAGCTTCAGGACCATCATCAATTTCAATTTTAACTATTTCAGTAGAGGTTTTGAAtgaaactattttctttttctcttcttgatTGGTCTTCTTGAGATGCGTCTTTTCAAAAGCAATGAGTTCTCCTAAGAGTTCATCATAGGATAATTTGTTTAGATCTTGAGATTCCAGTGTGACTACTTTGGTCTGCCAAGTGGTTTGCAAACTCCTAAGAATTTTTCTAACATGATCACCACTGGTGTAAGGCTTGCCAAATGCCTTTAGATCgctaattattttgctaaacctgGAAAACATATCTTCAATAGATTCTCCTTCTTTCATTGAGAAGAGTTCATAATCATGGACCAGCATGTTGATATATGTTTCCTTTACTTTGCTGGTTCCTTCATAAGTGACCTCAAGCTTGTCCCACATTTCTTTGGCTATATCACAGCTTGAGATTTTCTCATATTTTTCACCACTTATAGCGTTATGAAGCAGATTTCTCGTTTTGTTGTTAACTTGTACCACTTCCATTTGCTCTTTTGTATATGAATCTATATCTTTAGGATCAACTAGTGGTGGAGTGGCAGCTGGTAAGGGATAGTTTCCCTTTTTGATGACTCTCCAGACTTTGACGTCATAAGCTTTGGCAAAGATTTTCATTCGCACTTTCCAATGGGGGAAATGTTGTCCATTGAAGTATGGTGGtctaacttgtgaagttccttccTGAAAGAGAGCTCCTATAATAACTTGATttgccatgatcttttctcacaagctgttaagcaaaagtaaaatgtgagccttgctctgataccaattgaaagtacaagaggggggtgaATTGTAAATATTTAAACTTAATCGCTTATTAGTTGACTAGTTAATCGAGTAGTCGACTAGATATAATAACTTAACAGTTATAATGACAGAAAGTAAGATGCAGAAAGTAAAagcaggaattaaagacaccaggattttatactggttcagattcaatgtgaatcctagtccattccccttgggttgcaagggagttctctttagtaAATGTGTTTCTCCGAGTACAGTTGAAGTGAATTGACAACACAGTTTCTCTAGCACTCGTTTctttttgatacaatgcctcaccaatgttatactctctttttttctctaacttgttacacaACAGATCTTAGTGAACTACAATGTTCGTTTGTAGTAGAACAAAGAGAGGGatttttggttcgatcaaagtatgtcTAACTAAGGTTTAAGGCTGGGTATAAATACTTTGATGAAGGTCGAGGCtgaacccaagagatttgatccttggaaagatATTGATTATTTCCAAGAATAAGATAGCTAGCCGTTGATTTTCCTTGATTTCCTTCTTTTAGCAAAGTATGAAATGAAGACTTGCTCCTTGATTGATGGTTCTTCCGAAATTAGTCACGTATCAAACTTTACAGGATCTTCGATCTTCCAGAATGCTGGCCTTGATTCATGCCTAAAGTTTAGGCTTGTTTGATTCTCTCCATTGCAACTGGTCGTTACTCTTTACTGATTGATTTGCTGATTGAGTTCTTTCCTTAGTTATCCAGATTTGCGAGTTCTTTCGTTAGGCATCCAGATTTGCTGATTGGATTGTAATCTTTGTTGATTGATTTCTCTCCTTAGGCATCAAGTTTGACTCCAACAATCTTGTAGTATCTTCTTGAATCCTTGTGATTGATTTCCTGCATATGTATATTATTTACATCATTAAAACTGGATCTAACACCCTCATCATTGTCAGACCCACCTTAGCTTCCCTCATTATCATCATCGTCGGAGGAGGAGATGAGAAATCTGGCATCAACTTCGAgcacctttgcatgagatatctCTTTAAAAAGGTCGAAACCTCG
Proteins encoded in this window:
- the LOC104250030 gene encoding uncharacterized protein, coding for MANQVIIGALFQEGTSQVRPPYFNGQHFPHWKVRMKIFAKAYDVKVWRVIKKGNYPLPAATPPLVDPKDIDSYTKEQMEVVQVNNKTRNLLHNAISGEKYEKISSCDIAKEMWDKLEVTYEGTSKVKETYINMLVHDYELFSMKEGESIEDMFSRFSKIISDLKAFGKPYTSGDHVRKILRSLQTTWQTKVVTLESQDLNKLSYDELLGELIAFEKTHLKKTNQEEKKKIVSFKTSTEIVKIEIDDGPEALQEEIAMLSINMDGLMRRYRNTKKGRIPPRRSRQYNEHDKNDGKCYECGRFGHIQAKCPELKRKNSRGFNKNKSLGSWSDGDNSDHEEIENLCFMTILENEMNKSSGCWTDEDISDDENENCFMARG